Within the Candidatus Zixiibacteriota bacterium genome, the region AAGCAGGGAGTAATCCAGAAAAAAGTTCCGATCTTAGGGGACATCCCCCTGCTGGGTTTTTTCTTTAAGAGAGATGAAAGGATTGAAAGCAGGGCTGAGCTGGTGATCGTTATAACTCCCAAGGTGACCCAGCTAAATCACAAGGAGGAATGAGATAATGAAACTGATCTATCGCTCCTCGAACGAAGAGGAGATCAAAGAGAAAAGGTTTTCAACTGAGGAATTAAATCTTACCGGAAATAAAGACGGAAACGAGAATGTAATGCGGGTCGATTTGATCGAAGCTTACCGGGAGTTTTTCGGATTTAAAGAGGAGCCATTTTCCGTCACTCCTGATCCTAAATTCTTCTTTTTCTCCAATTCACACGCGGAAGCTTTAAATCACTTAAGATATGGAATTTACGAAGGGATGGGGTTCACCCTGATAACTGGGGAGCCGGGAACGGGAAAAACTATCCTTTCTCGCTACTTTGTGGAGAAGGCAGGAGATGACCTGAAGATAATCCGGATCTTCAATCCCCGGATTTCCTCCAGGGAGATAATGATCTCGATTCTGGGATATTCTTCTGAAAAGCACGAGAAAGGAGAGATTTTTTCAGAGGGAGAGCTTTTGGAAAAGGTAGCTAATCTTCTTCTGAATCTCTACCAGGAAAGAAAAAGGGTTATACTCCTGGTGGATGAAGCTCAATCTCTGGAAGAGGAAGCCCTGGAGGGTCTGCGGCTCCTTTCAAACCTCGAGACCCAAA harbors:
- a CDS encoding AAA family ATPase, whose translation is MKLIYRSSNEEEIKEKRFSTEELNLTGNKDGNENVMRVDLIEAYREFFGFKEEPFSVTPDPKFFFFSNSHAEALNHLRYGIYEGMGFTLITGEPGTGKTILSRYFVEKAGDDLKIIRIFNPRISSREIMISILGYSSEKHEKGEIFSEGELLEKVANLLLNLYQERKRVILLVDEAQSLEEEALEGLRLLSNLETQRDKLFQIVFFAQPELEEKLKRRNLRQLDQRILVRYTLLPLEPEELKPYIKSQLNLAGGDPEISFSPEAIRTIYRLTSGIPRLINVLCERSLMAAFVDNAKNILEKHILDGSESLKSLISSENRLLCRLDSFRRKDLKELKTV